In Aquila chrysaetos chrysaetos chromosome 10, bAquChr1.4, whole genome shotgun sequence, the following proteins share a genomic window:
- the LYRM9 gene encoding LYR motif-containing protein 9 yields MTPLPNAELVQNSLQLYRYLLRCCKQLPEENIRQHYRHAVRQSFKVHADEDNPERIQQIIKRAIEDADWVMNKYKRQK; encoded by the exons ATGACCCCACTACCGAATGCTGAATTAGTTCAGAACTCTTTGCAGTTATATCGTTACCTGCTTCGATGCTGTAAGCAACTTCCTGAAGAGAATATTCGTCAGCATTACAGACATGCAGTCAGGCAG AGTTTCAAAGTTCATGCCGATGAAGACAATCCTGAGCGAATCCAGCAGATTATTAAGAGAGCCATTGAAGATGCTGACTGGGTCATGAATAAA tataaaagACAGAAGTAG